A stretch of Bombina bombina isolate aBomBom1 chromosome 2, aBomBom1.pri, whole genome shotgun sequence DNA encodes these proteins:
- the LOC128647720 gene encoding protein max-like, with the protein MSDNDDIEVESDADKRAHHNALERKRRDHIKDSFHSLRDSVPSLQGEKDGHGCVDVKVIASRAQILDKATEYIQYMRRKNHTHQQDIDDLKRQNALLEQQVRALEKARSSSQLQSNYSSSDSSLYTNPKGSTISAFDGGSDSSSESEPEEPQSRKKLRMEAS; encoded by the coding sequence ATGAGCGATAACGATGACATCGAGGTTGAAAGCGACGCAGACAAACGAGCGCATCACAATGCATTGGAGCGCAAGCGCAGGGACCATATCAAGGACAGCTTCCATAGTTTAAGGGACTCTGTACCATCACTCCAAGGAGAGAAGGATGGTCATGGTTGCGTGGACGTCAAAGTAATTGCATCGCGGGCCCAAATACTGGACAAAGCCACAGAGTACATTCAGTACATGAGAcggaaaaatcacacacaccagcaAGATATCGATGATCTAAAGAGACAAAACGCTTTACTAGAACAACAAGTTCGTGCACTGGAGAAAGCGAGATCCAGCTCTCAACTGCAGTCCAACTACTCTTCATCTGACAGCAGCCTCTACACAAATCCTAAAGGCAGCACCATTTCCGCCTTTGATGGTGGCTCCGATTCCAGCTCAGAGTCTGAACCTGAAGAACCCCAAAGCAGAAAAAAATTACGAATGGAAGCAAGTTAA